The DNA sequence TGTCCAACCAGTCCCGCAGCATGGCCACCCGACGCCGGCCAGGCGGGTCTTCGGCCAGCCATTCCCTGGTGAGCCGCCCGGCGCCCAACGGCAGGGACAGGGCCACGTCCGGCTCCTCGTCGACACCGCTGGACATCTCCAGCGAGCCACCACCGATGTCGAGGTTGTTGATCCGCCCGGCACTCCAGCCGAACCAGCGCCGCACCGCCAGGAACGTCAGCCGGGATTCGTCCTCGCCGGCGAGCACCTGCAACTCGACGCCGGCCTCCGACCGCACCCGGGCCAGCACTTCCTCGGAGTTGGATGCGTCTCGCACCGCCGAGGTGGCGAACGCCACTAACTCCGCACAGCCCGAACTCGCTGCGATCGTGGCGAATTCGCCCACCGTCGACACCAGTTTGTCGGCTCCGCGCCGGGTGAGCTTGCCGGAACTGTCAGTGGCCTCGGCCAGGCGCAACGTGGCCTTGGTCGAGCTCATCGGAGTCGGGTGACCACCACGGTGGGCATCGACCACCAACAGGTGGACGGTGTTGCTGCCGACGTCGAGCACCCCTAATCGCACGCACCCAACTTAGTGGGGCGAGGCCCGGACATGGTGAGGCAACGTGAATTTCTGGTCTAGCGTGGAGTTTCGTGACCCCCGCGCAGCACCGCTCCCATCCCGGTGAAGTCGATCTGGACTTCCCCCGCGAATGGGTGGAGTTCTACGACCCCGACAACCCCGAACACCTGATCGCCGCCGACCTCACCTGGCTACTGTCCCGCTGGACCTGTGTTTTCGGCACCCCCGCCTGCCATGGCATCGTGGCCGGCCGCCCCGATGACGGGTGCTGTTCACACGGAGCCTTCCTGTGTGACGACGACGACCGGGCCAACCTCGATGACGCGGTCGCCCAACTCACCGACGCCGACTGGCAGCTGCGCGACAAAGGTCTGGGCCGCAAGGGTTACCTGGAATACGACGAGAACGACGGTGAGCAACAACTGCGTACCCGCACCGTCAAGGGCGCCTGCATCTTCCTGAACCGCCCGGGATTCGCCGGCGGTGCGGGATGTGCCCTGCATATCAAGGCCGTCCGGCTCGGCGTGGAACCCCTGACGATGAAGCCCGAGGTGTGCTGGCAGCTGCCGATCCGGCGCAGCCAGGACTGGGTCACCCGTCCCGACGACACCGAAATCCTCAAGACCACGATCACCGAGTTCGATCGGCGCGGCTGGGGCCCGGGCGGCGAAGACCTGAACTGGTACTGCACCGGCGACCCGGCGGCACACGTCGGCGCCCGGCAGGTCTGGCAGAGTCTGGCGCCCGAACTGACCGAGTTGCTCGGAGCCAAGGCCTATGCCGAGCTGGCGGCGATCTGCGAGCGACGTAACGAACTTGGCCTGGTGGCCATTCACCCCGCCACCCGGGCGTCTCGGCCTACCTGACCGGAGCATCGTGCACTTGGGTGGCCGCAAATTCATGACTCGGATCGCCGCAGGTCAGCTGGCGCTTTCTCGCCGGCACCAGGTTGCCGGGAACGCCGGCTGACAGCGCGATCGGCCAGGTAGCGCGATGGCCGCGGGTGGTCGGGGTCACGACCGAACGATTTTCGGCAGGCGACCGACGCCGGTATGATCGGCCCATAGCGCCGCGTAGCGCACCAACTTCGCGGAGTGCGTACTGAATTGAGAAACGCGCCCAACGCGGGCATGATCGGTATTTTACGACGCCCGCCGGAGATTCATGATCAGGACCGAGATGCATACCGTGGATATGGAGCTCAACCGGAACGGACACACGCCGCCGGTCGTTCTTAGGCCTCCCGTGGTCCTTGAAGCGCGCAAACTCAACAAACAGTTCGGTGAGGGCGATACTGCCACGCCGATTTTGCGCAACATCGATATCCAGATAACTCGCGGCGAATTCGTCGCCATGGTCGGTCCGTCGGGTTCAGGCAAGTCCACCCTGCTGAGCATTCTCGGCCTGTTGGACATGCCGACCAGTGGCGACGTCCTCATCAACGGCCAGAGCGTCTCGCAACTCTCCCGCAAGCAGCTGGCCACCGTGCGATGTCAGACACTCGGCTACGTCTTCCAAGCCTTCAACCTTCTGGCGGGTCTCTCAGTAGTCGAGAACGTGATGCTCCCGGGCCTGCTGGCGGGTAAGTCCGGGCGCACCCAGCACGCGCATGCGATGAGCCTGCTCGACCAGGTCGGCCTGGCCGCCAAGTCCAAGCGCGTCCCGTCGGAATTGTCCGGCGGCGAGCAACAGCGCGTGGCCGTCGCCCGGGCGCTTTTCATGAAGCCCGACGTGATTCTCGCCGACGAGCCGACCGGCAATCTCGACACCGTAAATGGTCAGCGGGTTATTGACGCGTTGTATAACTTGAATGCAGCCGGTCAGACAATTGTTTTGGTGACCCACGACCGGAAAATAGCTGACGACGCTCCTCGTCTGATTTCATTGCTCGACGGTGAAGTTGAGACCGACAGCGGAATGGCTCACGCGGCAAATAATGTGACATGGCTCGCGGAACATTAGCCGCGACATTCGGCCTGCTGCGGATAATCAACTTCCGCGCCGTCCGTAAACACGCATTCCGGGCCGCACTGGCGGCATTCTCACTCGGCGGCGGTGTGGCAGTCGTGGTGGCCGTCATGATCGAGGTCACCAGCGTCTCCAAGGCCGTCGAAGACGTCGGCTACCAGATCGCCGGGCCGGCCCCGCTGCGCGTGGTCGGGGCGGCCACCCGCGGCGGCATCAGTCCCGCCGTCGTCGAAGACTCCCGGGCGGTGCCCGGGGTGGCAGCCGTGGTGCCGGTTATCCGCGGGGTGACCATGATCCGCAACGACGGCAAAGAGAGTTTCGGGCTGGGCCTGGGCGTGGACTGCTCCGCACAGTGGATCGTCGACCCGAAGGTCTGCCAGACCGGGCAGGTAGAGCCCCCGCCGGCAATCTCGAAGACCCTGGGCGACTCCCTGGACGCCTCGGCGACCCTGGTCACCGATGTCGGGCAGCTGTCAGTGGAGAAGTTCCAGCGGGTAGCCGACCTCGACGATGTCAACAACGGCCTGGTGGCGGTGCTGCCGCTGAGCATGGCGAAAGTGCAGTTTGCCCGCGGCGACCGGGTGGACATGCTGTACGTGACCCTGGACAAGGACGCCAACGCCGATGAGGTCCAGCAGCGACTGAAGACCACGCTGGGCCCCACCTACAGCGTGGCGCCCCGCAGCGAGCCAGCGAAGGGCTACAACGTCAACGACGTGCTGCTGCCCCTGCTGGGGATCTTCGCCCTGATCTCGATCGGCGTCGGGGTCATCCTGATCACCCAGATCACTCGGCTCTCCGTGGAGGAGCGCCGACGCGAGATCGCGATCGCGTCGGCATTGGGGGCCTCGCCCGCGTCGATCATGACCGGATTCCTCAGCGAAGCCGGGCTGCTGGGTGCCGTGGGCTCGGCGATGGGCGTGCTGACCGGCATCGTGATCTCCGAACCCATCGTGGCCAGCGCCAGCGAACTGACCGAACGCTTCGTCGGTGTCACCGTGCCGGTAATCCTCAAGCCGGCGATCCTGGTGGTCGGCGTCCTGGCCGGCATCCTGCTGGCGGTGGGGGCCGCGATCGGCCCCGCCCTGTCAGCGTCCAACACTCCCATCGCAGCCGAGCTGTCCGGGCGGGCGGCGCAGGAACAGACCACGCAGCGCAAGATCTGGTTCAAGGCGCTGCTGCTGCTGGCGATCGGACTGACCGGCGTGATCGCGGCGCGGCTGGCCACGCTGTCCGGCGCACTGGTCGCGTGGCAGGCCATCATCGCCGACATCGGCGCGGTGGTCGCCCTCGTCGGCCTCCTGTTGGCTACGGCGTACTTGAGCGCGCAGGCGATCACCAGCCTGCGCCCGCGGCCGGACAAGTCGAGCGGGGCGACGCTGACCATCGCGCTCAACGCGTTGCGCTCGGACCGGTCACGCACCGCCGCTATCTCGGGCGCTATCGCGGTGCCCGTTGTGGTTGCGATCCTGCTGTCCGGATTCCTGGTGGCGATCCACATCGGCGCCACCAAGGTCGCCGAATCGCAGGCGGACGGCCGCATTGCCATCACCACGACACAGTTCGCCGATTACGGGCCCATTGATGCCCGATTCGCTCCGCAGACGGTCAACAAACTGAACTCGGTGGCCGGGGTGGAAAAGACGGAGCGGATGGCTGAAATCGAGATCAGCCTCAAAGACGGGTCGTTGGCGCATATTCAGGCGCAGGATCGGCCGACATTTCCGTTCGGATTACTCGCGGGGCAATCCCCGGAGGCAAGCCAGAAAGCCAATCAGGTCGTCATCGGCAGCGTCCTGGCACGCGAGAAAAATCTCCACATAGGTGACACTCTTGTATTTGGAAGTGGACTCGACGCGCAGGCGATGAGTATCGGCACCATTGTCGCCACCCCCGAATACGGCGGACGTCGCATCTACATGCCCTACGCGATCGCCGAGCAGATCTACGGCCCCCAGCCCGCCGGCCTGATTTTCGCCACCCCGGCGTCCGGGTTCACCGCCGGCCAGGTCATCGAGAACATCAAGGCCGCGCAGTTCGACCAGCCACTGACCGCAGTGGACACCGATGGTTACGCCGCCGACATCGCGGCCTCCATCGGCCGCTATCTCACGCCGCTGAACACGCTGAAGTACGGCCTGCTGGCGATCGCCTTCATCTCGGTGCTGTCGACACTGCTGCTGGTCGGCATCCGCCGCAGGCGCGAGGTGGCGCTGATCCAGGCACTGGGCGCCACTCGCCTGCGCGTGTTCAGCATCACCACCATCGAGGCCGTCGTCGCCGGTGCCGCCGGCGGACTGTTCGGCGCGGTGCTCGCGATCGCCATCTCCGAGGCGGTGCGGCGGGCGGCCGTCGTCAACGTCGGGCTGGTCACCCCGCTGGTGTTCCCCTGGACCGACGCGGTGCTCTATGCCGTGCTGGCCACCGTCGCCGCGGTCTTCGCGGCCATCATTCCCGCCTGGAAGAGCACTCGGTCCACTCCGGCGACCGAACTGCGCGACGAGTGAGCTCGCCGCGCTGACCCGTTAAGGATGCGATGACAGCCACCACCCCCACCGTTCCGGGATTTACCGGCGATGCCGTCTACCCCGGCGAGGCCCGCTACGACGAGGTGCGCCAGGTCTTCAACGGCCTGATCGACAAGCGACCGCGGGTGGTGCTGCAGTGCCGCTCGCAGGACGACATCGTCGCCGCCGTCCGCTACGCCGTGGACTCCGGTGCCCAGATCGCGGTGCGCAGCGGCGGCCACAGCGTCGCCGGCCACTCGGCCACCGATGGCGGCATCGTCATCGACCTGACGCTGATGCGCGGGGTACGGGTCGACGCGCAGGCGCGGATCGCCTACGTCGACGCCGGCGCCACCTGGGGCGACGTGGACCCGGTCACCAGCCGCCACGGCCTGGCCTGCCCCGGCGGGGTGGTCTCGACGACCGGCGTCGGGGGATTTTCGCTCGGCGGCGGCATCGGGTGGCTCTCCCGCGCCCACGGCATGACCTGCGACAACCTGATCGGCGCAACCCTGGTGACCGCGTCCGGCGAGGTATTGACGGTCAGTGAGACCCAGAACGCCGACGTGCTGTGGGGCCTGCGCGGCGGGGGCGGCAACTTCGGCGTGGTGGCGCAGTTCGTACTGCGCCTGCACCCGATCGACGGTGTGGTGGCCGGCGTACAGTCCTACCCCGACACCGACGCCGAGGCAGCTCTCAAGCACTTCCGCGCCCAGATGGACAACGCACCGGATCACCTGGCGTCCATCCTCGACTTCTCCTCCGACCTCACGACGGGCCAGTCGCTGGTCAATGTTCTGGCCTGCTCGACACGGACCGACCCGTCCGCCGGCGAGGACGTGAGCGCGCTGCTCAATGTTCGCGGCGTGGCAGCCAAGCCGGTGGTGGCCGTGCAGCACAAGCTGGACTACTCGACCTGGCAGCAGGCCCTTGATTACACGGCGCCGTACGGCTGGCTGAACTACTGGAAGTCGCTGTTCGTCACCGAGCTCACCGACGAGGCGATCCGGCGCATCGCCCTGCTGGGGCGGTCACGTCCCTCGGCGCAGACCCGGCTGCACCTGATCCGGCTCGGCGGGTACGCCAGCCGGGTTCCGGCGGACTCGACGGCTATCGTCGCCCGCGAACACCCCTACATCATTCATTTGATGGCGACGTGGACCGATCCCGTCGAGAGCGCACGCTGCACGGCGTGGGCCCGGCAGGCTTTCGAGATACTGCGGCCACTGGGCCCGGACAGCGCCTACCTGAACTTCGTCGGGGACGAAGGGCAAGACCGCATTCGCGCGACATTCGGTGACGCCGGCTACCAACGTCTCGCCGAACTCAAGGCACGCCTGGATCCGGCCAACCGATTCACCCTCAACCACAACATCGAGCCTGCGACAGGGAACTAAGCACTCCGCAGTTCTCAGTGTGTCGCCAACGCCGACACACTTTTACGCCAACGCACGGTAGGTATTGTTGTCCGCGGGGAAAGGACGCCAAGATGTCTACCGCGCACGATGATGAGTTGGCCTTCGCCGGCGTCGCGCGCTTGGCGCAGTTGGTGCGCGCGCGTGAGGTGTCGCCGCGCGAACTGGTGACCCTGTACCTGGATCGAATCGCCCGCCTTGACCCGGTTTTGAACGTCTTTCGCACCGTGATGGGCGATCAGGCGATGGCCGAGGCGGCACACGTCGAGCATCGACTGGCCGCCGGGGAAGCACTGCCGTTGGCCGGTGTGCCGATCGCGGTCAAGGACGACACCGACGTGGCGGGCGTTTCCTCGATGTGTGGCACCGGAATTGACGTCGGCCCCGCTAGCGCCGACAGTGCAGCGGTGCGACGGCTCCGGGCTGCCGGCGCGGTGATCATCGGCAAGACTCATCTCTCGGAGTTCGGCGCCTACCCGGTGAGCGAATCGGCGACCTGGGGAGTGACCCGTAACCCGTGGGATCTCTACCGGACCCCGGGCGGCTCCAGCGGCGGCTCAGCCGCGGCCGTCGCCTCCGGCATGGTGCCCGGTGCCACCGGCAGTGACAGTGGCGGCTCGGTCCGCATTCCGGCCGCCTGCTGTGGGCTGGTCGGACTGAAGGGCCAGCGCGGCCGGGTCAGCACCAAGGAGTCGCCGGAGCGGGCTTATCGGTTCCACGGGCTCAACCACATTGGGCCGTTGGCCCGCAGCGTGATGGATGCGGCGCTGCTGCACGACGCGATGACCGGTCCCGAACCCGACGACGAGATTCCCTCGCCACCGCCGGCACCACCACTGATGGAGGCACTACTGGCGCATCCGCGACGGCTGCGGATCGCGATGTCGTTCAAGCCTGTTGTACCGGTACACGTGAGCGAAGAGGTACGCCGCCCGGTGCTGGAGACCGCCGAGTTGTTGCGCTCGATGGGCCACGAGGTGGTCGAGCGCAACCCGGTCTATCCGGTGATGGGTATCGCCGCGGTGCTCGCACTGTTCATGAACGGGTTCGCCCACGAGATCGAGCGGCTCCCGAAAACCGAACTGTTGGAACGGCGTATGCAGGCCGAGGCCCGGACCAGCCGGCTGGTCCCGGATTGGCTGGCCAACCGGGCTGTCGCCGCGGAGCCGCGGATCACCGCGCGCTCGCAGCGCAGGATCGCCGACTTCGACATCCTGATGACACCGGTGCTGGCCATTCCGCCGGTACGGGTGGGCTACTTCGAGGGACTCGGGCCGACCCGGGCGATGCTGAAGATGCTCAAGTTCATCCCGTTCACCTTCCCCCAGTGCTACAGCGGTCAGCCGGCCATGTCAGTCCCGACTGGGATCGCCCCCGACGGCCTGCCCGAGGCGGTGCACCTGGTGGCGCGGGCCAACGACGAGGCCACCCTGGTTTCACTGGCGGCACAGATCGAGGTGGCGCAGCCCTGGGCGCACCGCCGTCCGCCGACCGAGGCGCTGTTGAGCCAGGTCGGCTAGGCCGGCGACCCGGGCCGTTTCGGTAGGCCCAGTGCCGTTGGTCTAGTCACTGTATTCACTTGTGTCACAGTAGTTTTAGTTATGGATTAAGTTCTGCGACATGTCAGACTCCCGAGCTACAATTCGCACATGCGTTCGAATAGCCGGGGAGCGGTCGTGGAGGTGTTCGACGCGCTGTCGGCGGATCTGGATCGGGCGCTGGATCTGGACTTCGATGCACTGACCCCGCGGGAATGCCTAGCCCTGCTGCGACGCTGCGAACTGCTACGGCGCCGGCTTCCCGCGGTGGAGCATCCGATGGTCAACCGGCTCGCCGGCACCGACCCCGCCGAGTTGGGCGGCAAACCCCGTTGGGTGCTGGCAGACGAGTTGCATCTGACCCGCGGAGAGGCCGGGCGGCGTCTGGCGGAGGCCGCCGAACTGGGTGACCGCCGCACCCTCACCGGCGAAGCGTTGGAACCGGTACTGCCGACGGTGGCTACCGCCCAACGTGCGGGGAAGATCAGCACCGCCCACATCGCGGTGATCCGCTCCTTCTTCACCTACCTACCCGCCGAGGTCGACGCCGGCACCCTGACCCAGGCCGAACAACACCTCACCGCATTGGGCACCGAGTGTCGTCCCGACGAACTCGCCAAACTCGCCCAACGCCTCGCCGACCACCTATACCCCGACGGCAACTACACCGAAGACGATCGCGCCAAACGCCGCGGTGTAATCCTCGGCCCGCAAGGCAGCGACGGCATGACCCCCATCAAGGGCTACCTCGACCCCCAAGCCCGCGCCACCTGGGACGCCGTACTGGCCCGCTGGGCAGCCCCCGGCATGTGCAACCCCAACGATGACACCCCCTGTACCGGAGGCACTCCGTCGCAAGCCGCGATCGACACCGATACCCGCAGCGCCGCCCAACGCAACCACGACGCCCTGACCGCCATGTGCCGCGCCCTACTGGCCTCGGGAAACCTCGGCCAGCACAACGGCTTACCGGCCACCATCATCGTCTCCACCACCCTGACCGACCTGGAGAACGGCACCGGCAAAGCCCACACCGGCGGCGGCACCTGGCTCCCCATCCGCGACGTGATCGCCCTAGCCAGCCACGCCCACCACTACCTACGCATCTACGACGGCGCCAAAGAGCTGGCCTTATTCCACACCAAACGGCTGGCCTCACCCGGACAACGCATCGTGCTCTACGCCAAAGAACGCGGCTGCTCCCACCCCAACTGCCCCGTCTCCGGCTACCACTGCGAAGTCCATCACGACGACGACTACGCCAAAACCAGACGCACCGACATCACCGACCTCACCCTGCGCTGCGGCCCCCACCATGAGCTCATCACGTCAGGCGGCTGGCAGACTCGCAAACGCCACGACGGCACCACCCAAACCCTGCCCCCGCCCCATCTAGACCACGGCCAGCCCCGGATCAACCACTACCACCACCCGGAAAAGCTGCTGGGCGACAAGGACTCCGACGACGATGATGAGGATGGACACTAGGTCCCCGTGGCGGCTCGGCTAGTCCAGGTAGCCGTTGTCGCGATACCACTCGTAGCCGGCACGCAGTGCGGTCGCGAACGGGGTGAACGGCACACCCAACTCCTGGCGAGACTTGCTGGCATCGGCGAAGATCTCCGCGGTCGACAGTCGCATCTGGCGGGCGTCGATCGGCAGTCGCGGTCCCACCACGGCGCGCGCCACGCTCACCCCCGCTGCCGCCACCGGAATGAACCAGCGCGGCAACATGACCGAGGGTGGGCGCCGACCGAAGAGTCCGTTGGCGACTGCGAATGCCTCACGGAACAGCAGGTTTTCGCCGCCCAGGATGTAGCGCTCCCCGATCCGACCCCGTTCGGCGGCGGCGATGTGGCCGGCCACCACGTCGTCGACCGAGACGAAGTTGGTGCCGCCGGGCGCAGCGAACCACAACCGGCCGTGCTGCGCTTCGACGAGCATCGCGCTAGCAATGCGGTTGACGTCGCGAGGCCCGATGACCGCCGACGGGTTGACGATCACGACAGGCAGACCGGCCGCGGCGGCCTTCTGTAGCTCGGACTCCGCGAGGTGCTTGCTGTGCGCGTAGGGGAACTGCCGCGGGCGGATGTTGAACTCGTCGGTCTCGACCAGCTCATGACCGCGCTCCGGAACGCCCAGCGCGGCGAGCGAACTGGTGTAAATGAAACGCTTGACCCCGGCGCGCGCAGCGGCGGTTGCCATATCGCGGGTGCCGTCGACGTTGGTGCGATACAGCCGGGTCTGCGTCCGATAGCGCCAGTAGTCCGAGATCGCTGCAGTGTGAAACACCCAGTCACAGTCGGCCATTGCCTCGGTGAGTGCGTCGACGCCATCGTTGACGTCGCCGATCCGGGTCTCGCAGTCCAAACCCTCAAGCGCGGCCATCGGCGAGGTCGAGCGGCGCAACACCCGCACCTGCATGCCCTGCTTCAGCAGCGCGGCAACCAGGTTCGAGCCTACGAATCCGGTTCCCCCAGTGACGAATGCGCGCATGCCGATCAGAACCGGTAGGTCGTGCAACCGACCTCGACGCCCGAGCCGACCGCCATGATCAGGGCGACGTCGCCGGGCTTCACCAGGCCGCGCCGGCGCGCGTCGGCGATCTGGTAGGGCAGCGTCGAGGTGAACGGGTCACTGGTCTGGCCCTGCGCCTCGAGGTCGACGAACCGCGAGCGGTCCACGCCGATGTGCGCGGCCAACTCATCGAGAGCGGCACCGGGCAGGTACGGCGGGAACACCACGGCGATGTCCTCGGGCGCCAACCCCTCCAGCGTCAGCAACTCCTTGACCGACGACGGCAGGCAGCTGACGTAGATCGCGACCAGGTTCGGGTCGCGGTCGATCCGCAGCCACATCCGGCCGTCGCGCTCCTGGGTGTAGGTGGCCAGCGCGCCGCGGTGCTCCGGGTGGTGACCGAAGACGAACCGGCCGAAGCCTTCTGGCCCGTGGCTTGGGCTCAGCATGATCGCCGACCCGGTCTCGGAGATGCCGTTGCGCGGGTAGCCGCTCTCCGGGGTGTTGTTCTCCACTTCGGAGGCCAGCACCATGGCATGTCCGGTCCGCCCGGCACCGATCATGCCGGCCGCGACATGGCACCCATTGAGGAAACCGACCGCTCCGTTGAGGACGTCGAACGCGAAGGTCTTGGGGGCGTCTGCGGACTCCGGCTCGGCGTTGATCCCGACCTCACCGGCAACCAGGGTGGCGACCGCCGGCTCGGACAGGAAGTCGTCGCGGTAGATGCCGGCGTGAATCACCAGCCCGACATCGGTCCTGTCCACTCCACTGTCGGCCAGGCAGGCGGCGGCGGCGTCGACGGCGAACTGGATCGAGCTGGGCTCGGTCTGTCCCTCGGGGGCGAACCCGATCCCGTCGATGCGCACCCGCGGCGTCGCCGGCAGCTCCCGGCGCCCGCCGGACCGGCTGGCACGGCCCGAGTGTCCGTTGCCGGCCCGGCGCATCCGATCCGGCAGGTCATCAAACGTGTAGAGGCCGGTGCCGATGGTCTGCCCGGAGCCGGTGATGGACAGCACCACGTTGTCGCCGGAGTTGATCCGTCCCGCATTGATGTAGTCATACAGCGCGACGAAATGCGTTGTGGTGGCGGTATTCCCACGCTCAGCAAGGTTGCAGATGGTGTTGGCCCGGCTTGCGGCACCGGCACCGAAAACCCGATTGATGGTCAAGATGGCGTCGTTGATCGACGCCTCGGAGGTCTGGTGCATCAGCAGCTGATCGGCCGTCTCCGGTCGCCAGCCGTGCCGCTGCATAACCGCCGCCACATAGGGAACCGAGTGCTTCACCGCGATCGCGGTCTGGGTGACCGAGTCGGTGACCATGATGGCGCCGCCGTGCGGTCCTTCGGTGGCCTTGGCGATGCACAGCTTGGCGAATTCGCTGTAGGTGGCCAGGTCCAGGTCGTGGAAACCGACCCGGTCGTTGGGCCCGAGTTCGAGCACTGCAGCCGCGCCGGCGTCGCCGACGGTCAGGCAGGCCAGCCGCGGGTCCATCGCACTTTCGATCTCCTGCTGCGCGGTCTCGGTGATGTGGCTGATGTATTCGCCACTGACCACCAGCGCGTTGCGCACCAGGCCGGTCTTGAGGAAGTCCTGAGCCACGCTGACGCCGGTGAACATGCCCGCGCAGGCGTTGTTGATGTCGAAGCAGACGGCGCTCGTCAGCCCCAGTTGGTCACGGAACTGCGACGCGGTGCTCGGCTCGAAGGTGAACATGTGCTCCGGGCCATCGCAGCGCGAGATGTTGCAGGCGATGACAAGGTCGATCTCTTCGGGGGCGTAGCTCGACCGCGACAAGCAGTCGGCGATCGCCTTGCGGCCCAAGTCTATCGAGAATTCGTCTTGGCCGGCCATCCGCCGGTTCTTGATGCCGGTGAGACGCTCCAGCGGGATCTTCACCTCGTTGACGCAGTCGGCCAGCACCTGTTCGGTGGAGACCGCCCGCGGCGGCAGGTACACGCCGAGGCTCTCGATCACCACGTTGCGTGCCGGACCATTCTGCACGGGTGTGATCACCGGGGCCGGGGCAAGCTTGGGCGCCGGGACTGGTTGAGTAACCACCACGGTTTCTGACTGCTCCGTAGGCTTTTCGGCGACCTGCTCGGTCCTGGCAGCCCCACCGATCGGACCGAACTCGGCGGCCAGCTCGGCGATGGTGCCGTAGACGAACAACGACTCCGGCCGCAGTTCCAGCCCGAGCTCCCCCACGCGCACTGCAACTTCCAGCGCCTGGGTGGAGGCGCCGCCGAGGGCGAAGAAGTCGTCGGTGACGCCGACCCGGTCCACGTCGAGCACCTCGCGCCAGATCTCGGCCAGTGCCTGTTCGGTCTCGTCGCGGGGCGCGACGAATTCCACCGGCGCGGCGTCGAGGTCCTTGTCGAGGGCCAGCAACGCCCGGCGATCCACCTTGCCGCTGGCCGACAACGGCAGCAGGTCGCCTGCGC is a window from the Mycobacterium sp. SVM_VP21 genome containing:
- a CDS encoding NAD-dependent epimerase/dehydratase family protein — encoded protein: MRAFVTGGTGFVGSNLVAALLKQGMQVRVLRRSTSPMAALEGLDCETRIGDVNDGVDALTEAMADCDWVFHTAAISDYWRYRTQTRLYRTNVDGTRDMATAAARAGVKRFIYTSSLAALGVPERGHELVETDEFNIRPRQFPYAHSKHLAESELQKAAAAGLPVVIVNPSAVIGPRDVNRIASAMLVEAQHGRLWFAAPGGTNFVSVDDVVAGHIAAAERGRIGERYILGGENLLFREAFAVANGLFGRRPPSVMLPRWFIPVAAAGVSVARAVVGPRLPIDARQMRLSTAEIFADASKSRQELGVPFTPFATALRAGYEWYRDNGYLD